The Rhodobacter sp. 24-YEA-8 DNA segment CGCGTGCCAGAAGCCGGGATGGCGCCAGGCCTGCAGCTCGCCGTCGCGGGCGAGCCCCTCGAGCGGGTCGCCCTCGAACGGGGTGGGATCGCCCTCGATCCGGTCCAGAACTTCGCGCTCCAGCACGAAAAAGCCGCCATTGATGCGGCCCTCATCCCCGGGCGGCTTTTCGATGAACCGCTCCACCTGGCCGCTTGCGGTGATCTCAAGCGCGCCATAGCGGCCCGGAGGCGTCACTGCCGCGATGGTCGCAAGCTTGCCATGGGCGCGGTGAAAGGCGATTTCCGCCGTGATGTCGATATCCGAGACCCCGTCGCCATAGGTCATGCAAAAGGTCTGGCCAAGCCAGGGCTTTGCCCGTTTCAGACGCCCCCCCGTCATCGAATTCTCGCCTGTGTCAATCAGCGTGATGCGCCAGGGTTCGGCGACAGAGCCGTGATAGGTGATCTCGCCCGTCCGCGCATCCACCGTCATATCCGAGCTGTGCATGACGTAATTGGCGAAATATTCCTTGATCATATGGCCGCGATAGCCAAGGCAGATCACGAAATCGGTGATGCCGTGATGGGCATAGATTTTCATGATATGCCACAATATCGGGCGGCTGCCGATCTCGATCATCGGCTTGGGTTTCAGATGGCTTTCTTCGGAGATCCGGGTACCAAAGCCCCCTGCCAGGATAACAGCCTGCATG contains these protein-coding regions:
- the rfbF gene encoding glucose-1-phosphate cytidylyltransferase, giving the protein MQAVILAGGFGTRISEESHLKPKPMIEIGSRPILWHIMKIYAHHGITDFVICLGYRGHMIKEYFANYVMHSSDMTVDARTGEITYHGSVAEPWRITLIDTGENSMTGGRLKRAKPWLGQTFCMTYGDGVSDIDITAEIAFHRAHGKLATIAAVTPPGRYGALEITASGQVERFIEKPPGDEGRINGGFFVLEREVLDRIEGDPTPFEGDPLEGLARDGELQAWRHPGFWHAMDTLRDRNHLEKLWAGGAAPWKIWS